One Luteibacter sp. 9135 DNA segment encodes these proteins:
- a CDS encoding GNAT family N-acetyltransferase, translated as MSIQYSWPTLIDTGTGAGIVALYNDAIEHTDVIGYQKPLDKAEGEALIADLQDALQRGGTALMVISDGDQCIGMVLLSSSEMPNCRHIATLSKGIIRSDYQKRGIVRDAFLSISDYCDANNHTLIMLDVRENSRPHKLWQSLGFTEYGRVADYARVDGVSHPGVYMQQTTAALRARLTANSYSSAFLPPEEFKLKLRHELESRITMTHPIVKKILDGTPHWDLLRSVTLQGYQLTKHFLEYIETLYHHCPRGVHKKRLLLNMYEEETGRFSKTDNHVVLMENFIRAIDVKDAERDAAMPLPATRALIDYRMDLVRNRHTFHMGAAAVMVASEGQNLETAAGEARHELLPRIYNLAESDLQFFSVHQKEDVGHVAEGISLVADICTTPTMQQEALETVRKTCDLFYGMYEGMHQAYAA; from the coding sequence GTGAGCATTCAGTACTCTTGGCCCACATTGATCGACACGGGCACCGGTGCGGGGATAGTCGCCCTGTACAACGACGCTATCGAGCATACCGACGTGATCGGTTACCAGAAGCCGCTCGACAAGGCGGAAGGCGAGGCCTTGATCGCCGATCTTCAGGATGCCTTGCAGCGAGGCGGCACGGCATTGATGGTGATAAGCGACGGCGACCAGTGTATCGGCATGGTGCTGTTGTCATCGAGCGAGATGCCCAACTGCAGGCATATTGCCACGCTTTCCAAGGGCATTATCCGGTCCGACTACCAGAAGCGCGGCATTGTCCGCGACGCGTTCCTGAGCATCAGCGATTACTGCGATGCCAACAACCACACGCTGATCATGCTGGATGTGCGTGAGAACTCCCGTCCGCACAAGCTATGGCAGAGCCTCGGGTTCACGGAGTATGGCCGCGTGGCGGACTACGCCCGCGTCGATGGTGTGTCGCATCCCGGCGTCTATATGCAGCAGACGACGGCGGCCCTGCGTGCCCGGTTGACGGCCAACTCATACTCTTCCGCATTCCTCCCGCCGGAGGAATTCAAGCTCAAGCTGAGGCACGAGCTGGAGTCGCGAATCACCATGACGCACCCCATCGTCAAGAAGATCCTGGACGGCACGCCGCATTGGGACCTGCTGCGCAGCGTGACCCTGCAAGGCTACCAATTGACCAAGCACTTCCTGGAGTACATCGAAACCCTCTACCACCACTGCCCGCGCGGTGTGCACAAAAAGCGCCTCCTGCTCAACATGTATGAGGAGGAAACCGGCCGATTCTCCAAGACCGACAACCACGTGGTATTGATGGAGAACTTCATCCGTGCCATTGACGTCAAGGATGCCGAACGCGACGCCGCCATGCCGTTGCCGGCGACTAGGGCGCTTATCGACTACCGAATGGACCTCGTGCGCAACCGGCATACGTTCCATATGGGCGCGGCGGCCGTGATGGTCGCCAGCGAGGGCCAGAATCTCGAGACGGCTGCCGGCGAGGCGCGCCACGAATTGCTTCCGCGCATCTATAACCTGGCCGAAAGCGACCTTCAGTTCTTCTCGGTGCACCAGAAGGAAGACGTGGGGCATGTCGCCGAGGGGATCAGCCTCGTCGCCGACATCTGCACCACGCCAACCATGCAGCAGGAGGCGCTTGAGACCGTCCGCAAGACGTGCGACCTCTTCTATGGCATGTACGAAGGGATGCACCAAGCCTATGCAGCATGA
- a CDS encoding AMP-binding protein translates to MKFSTLLDQARRYPSNTFSARRVDGTDSQVPVLTLLDEVEALAARLSQAGVRPGMQIGLQAANGYEYVLWDIAAIRLGALIHAVPEELTPEKLAALAERYDVALWVCENENALPGHPYRASLADTWTDKPFSVDPAAGSVEDPDLYTRVYSSGSSGYLKGLDISRLGTEALVSDFIADFSLDVHDSHLIFLPLSNFQQRLSVYGCLWAGASIRVVRHTSIFQELGAFKPSFIVAPPAIYENIYHVHGRGPQAAEKLGQFLGGNIRFMITGMAPIRLEVLRAYNELGFRLLEAYGVTETGMIAWNTPAIQRIGSVGRPIHPEHVHFSDESEVLIRRPFPLAKGYFDSTGSDGAQTFLADGRIATGDVGKLDDDGFLYLQGRKKEIILTGGGAKFHPEELERKLTALAWVRHAIVLQSQRTQEVAAVLVTDEADVPDSDVVDEAIRSLNQSLPSYMHIARKVVTHTVPSIDNGMLTRNLKYDRKGIYRNFQGDIEVTKAWA, encoded by the coding sequence ATGAAATTTTCCACCTTGCTGGACCAGGCGCGTCGGTACCCTTCGAACACCTTCTCCGCACGGCGCGTGGACGGCACCGATAGCCAGGTGCCGGTGCTGACGCTGCTGGACGAGGTTGAGGCACTAGCGGCCAGGCTGTCGCAGGCCGGCGTTCGGCCCGGCATGCAGATCGGCCTTCAGGCAGCCAATGGCTACGAATACGTGCTATGGGACATCGCCGCCATCAGGCTCGGCGCGCTGATCCATGCCGTGCCGGAAGAACTTACCCCGGAAAAACTTGCCGCCCTGGCCGAGCGATACGATGTCGCGTTGTGGGTATGCGAAAACGAAAACGCATTACCCGGCCATCCGTATCGTGCCAGCCTGGCCGACACCTGGACGGACAAGCCATTCAGCGTTGACCCGGCGGCCGGCTCGGTGGAAGACCCGGACCTCTACACCAGGGTCTACTCGTCGGGAAGCTCCGGCTACCTGAAGGGACTCGACATCAGTCGCCTCGGTACCGAAGCCCTGGTGAGCGATTTCATTGCAGATTTTTCGCTGGACGTCCATGACAGCCATCTGATCTTCCTCCCGCTTTCCAATTTCCAGCAGCGCCTGTCCGTCTATGGCTGCCTATGGGCGGGGGCATCGATACGGGTCGTCCGGCACACATCGATCTTCCAAGAACTTGGCGCTTTCAAGCCGAGCTTCATCGTTGCGCCCCCGGCGATCTACGAGAACATCTACCACGTGCACGGGCGGGGACCGCAGGCTGCGGAAAAACTCGGCCAGTTCCTGGGTGGCAACATTCGTTTCATGATCACCGGCATGGCACCCATTCGCCTCGAAGTGCTGCGCGCCTACAATGAACTCGGTTTCCGGTTACTGGAGGCCTACGGTGTCACCGAGACGGGCATGATCGCCTGGAACACGCCGGCGATTCAGCGCATCGGTTCTGTCGGGCGCCCGATCCATCCGGAACATGTTCATTTCAGCGATGAATCGGAAGTGCTGATCCGGCGGCCATTTCCGCTCGCAAAGGGTTACTTCGACAGCACCGGCAGCGACGGCGCGCAGACCTTTCTCGCCGACGGAAGGATAGCCACCGGCGATGTCGGCAAGCTCGACGACGATGGATTCCTGTACCTGCAGGGACGCAAGAAGGAAATTATCCTGACAGGCGGTGGCGCGAAGTTCCATCCGGAGGAACTGGAGCGAAAGCTGACCGCCCTGGCGTGGGTGCGCCATGCCATCGTCCTGCAGTCGCAGCGTACGCAGGAGGTGGCAGCGGTGCTCGTGACGGACGAGGCCGACGTGCCCGATAGCGATGTGGTCGATGAGGCCATCCGCTCGCTCAATCAGTCGCTGCCGAGCTACATGCACATTGCGCGCAAGGTGGTCACGCATACGGTTCCCAGCATCGACAACGGCATGCTGACGCGGAACCTCAAGTACGACCGCAAGGGCATATACCGGAACTTTCAGGGGGACATCGAGGTGACCAAGGCATGGGCATGA
- a CDS encoding acyl carrier protein has product MMVQEGNGLGKIAELIRLAMGDEVPVEAIGEQTRFTEDLGMQSINRLMLLSLLEQECGINLESHMAQLVELETVGDTMRLLDKLAAGH; this is encoded by the coding sequence ATGATGGTGCAGGAAGGCAACGGCCTGGGAAAGATCGCCGAGCTCATCAGGCTGGCGATGGGCGACGAGGTGCCGGTCGAAGCGATCGGCGAACAGACCCGATTCACCGAAGACCTGGGCATGCAATCGATCAACCGGCTCATGCTGTTGAGCCTCCTGGAGCAGGAGTGCGGCATCAACCTCGAGTCGCACATGGCGCAATTGGTCGAACTGGAAACGGTTGGCGATACCATGCGTCTCCTCGACAAGCTTGCGGCCGGGCACTGA
- a CDS encoding ABC transporter permease, giving the protein MFKYYLTLGLRNLRRNPVLTLLMVMAIAFGVASSMTTYTVFRAVSGDPIPWKSSKLFFPQIDVWGPTSRRGGTEPADAFTYTDVVALMRDHRAAKQSAIYPVGPTLYPTDASKKAQTMSGEAVHNEFFPMLDVPFLYGSGWSKSEDDQRARVVVISKSLNERVFGGVNSVGREIRLDNTNYRVIGVIGDWNPQPKFYVASVGYVFGSGDDVFIPFTTAIDQKLATSGAFGCSAKLAEPGFAGTLSSSCIWISYLVELDSAAAVSAYRDYLNAYAGSQQSSGRFGWAPNNRLRDLREFLNYERIVSSETKLSIMVAISLLIVCMVNTVGLLLAKFLRRSSEIGVRRALGANRFHIAYQFGMESAAIGLAGGALGLILTWIGVSLMDGLLSPQIAKLVHIDIPLLLQTLILAIVTTVIAGLYPTWRATHLRPSMQLKQG; this is encoded by the coding sequence ATGTTCAAGTATTACTTGACGCTGGGCCTGCGCAACCTGCGACGCAACCCGGTGCTGACTCTGCTGATGGTCATGGCCATTGCCTTTGGTGTGGCGTCCTCCATGACGACATACACGGTGTTTCGCGCCGTTTCGGGCGATCCGATTCCCTGGAAGTCGAGCAAGCTCTTCTTTCCGCAGATCGACGTGTGGGGTCCAACCTCAAGGCGCGGCGGCACGGAACCGGCGGACGCCTTCACGTATACCGATGTCGTCGCACTGATGCGCGATCATCGTGCGGCGAAGCAATCGGCCATCTACCCCGTGGGCCCAACCCTCTATCCGACCGACGCCAGCAAGAAGGCGCAGACCATGTCGGGCGAGGCGGTGCATAACGAGTTCTTCCCGATGCTCGACGTGCCGTTCCTGTACGGAAGCGGCTGGTCGAAAAGTGAGGACGACCAGCGCGCACGCGTCGTCGTTATCAGCAAGTCGCTGAATGAAAGAGTCTTCGGCGGCGTCAACAGCGTCGGGCGGGAGATCCGTCTCGACAACACCAATTACCGCGTGATCGGCGTCATCGGCGACTGGAACCCGCAACCCAAGTTTTACGTAGCTTCCGTTGGCTATGTATTCGGTTCGGGCGACGATGTGTTCATTCCGTTCACCACTGCCATCGACCAGAAGCTGGCAACGTCCGGTGCCTTCGGTTGCAGTGCAAAACTGGCCGAACCGGGCTTTGCCGGCACACTTTCATCCAGCTGCATATGGATCAGCTATCTGGTCGAGCTGGATTCGGCCGCGGCCGTGAGCGCCTATCGCGATTACCTCAACGCTTACGCAGGCTCGCAGCAATCGTCGGGCCGCTTCGGATGGGCGCCCAACAATCGCCTGCGCGACCTTCGCGAGTTCCTGAACTATGAACGGATCGTTTCCTCGGAGACCAAGCTTTCGATCATGGTCGCCATCAGCCTGCTGATCGTATGTATGGTAAACACGGTGGGCCTGTTGCTGGCGAAGTTCCTGCGCCGATCCAGCGAAATCGGTGTGCGTCGTGCCCTCGGCGCGAATCGCTTCCATATTGCCTACCAGTTTGGCATGGAGTCGGCGGCCATCGGCCTCGCCGGCGGGGCACTCGGATTGATCCTCACCTGGATCGGCGTCAGTTTGATGGATGGCTTGCTTTCGCCGCAGATTGCGAAGCTGGTTCACATCGACATTCCGCTCCTGTTGCAGACCCTGATCCTGGCGATAGTGACCACGGTTATCGCCGGCCTCTATCCCACCTGGCGCGCGACGCATCTGCGCCCATCCATGCAGCTGAAGCAAGGTTGA
- a CDS encoding Wadjet anti-phage system protein JetD domain-containing protein: MFNVSAQAILGSSKVLGQLPRCVHRFLGVGELSPSPRYIVVAGPTAPSAVLLVENPTSFETAVQLRLDKELTLVAAYGYGLNTRSDSSAGLALLDSVAHGRCQVLSRSGNGHDLSSLFGHRNLFFWGDLDREGLRIALAIRKRLPALTLSALYAPMREMVAVRESSHPYSDMSGKTLQAPWSGTGDELFDGLAAACQDRAVDQEALDLGAFGALAAVKLDHPS; this comes from the coding sequence ATGTTCAATGTAAGCGCTCAAGCCATACTGGGATCGTCCAAGGTATTGGGGCAACTTCCCCGCTGTGTTCATCGGTTTTTGGGCGTCGGTGAGCTATCGCCGTCGCCTAGATACATCGTGGTTGCCGGACCGACGGCGCCTTCAGCCGTGCTCTTGGTTGAGAACCCCACCAGTTTTGAAACTGCGGTCCAATTGCGACTTGATAAGGAGCTCACGCTCGTCGCCGCGTATGGATACGGCCTGAACACTCGGTCGGACAGCAGTGCAGGTCTGGCTCTTCTGGACAGTGTGGCGCACGGCCGTTGCCAAGTATTGAGCCGGTCCGGTAACGGCCATGACCTGTCAAGCCTCTTCGGTCATCGCAATCTTTTCTTCTGGGGGGATCTCGATAGAGAGGGGTTACGCATCGCCCTTGCGATCAGGAAGCGACTCCCAGCGCTGACATTGAGCGCCTTGTATGCGCCCATGCGCGAAATGGTTGCGGTCCGCGAATCATCTCATCCGTATTCGGATATGAGCGGCAAGACCTTGCAGGCTCCTTGGTCTGGAACGGGCGATGAACTTTTCGACGGACTTGCTGCGGCCTGTCAGGATCGAGCGGTCGACCAGGAAGCCTTAGATCTCGGCGCATTTGGCGCGCTGGCGGCTGTAAAACTTGATCATCCCTCTTAA
- a CDS encoding ABC transporter permease, which produces MTVHPIISALRHHKAGALLIALQIALTLAIVCNALFIISARFEGMSRPTGIVESNLLFVASSAPKSDMNTDAGKESIRSSVEGDLTALRQLPDVVDAYETNSLPLTGMTWTLGSGLNPGMNIDTLVSLYDADEHTVSTLGLRLIAGRNFKSDEIGTGSLLDIVQPSAIIVTKALADKHFPQGDALGKQVYFSNATKPSTIVGIVDRLQSAAANGSTDNMVWNSALIPQRLVAPSRYYVIRTKPGRQAAAEKSVLAALYLQDPERVIPDGDSGINAGVRTFEQIRSDAYRSDRRLSLLMGAMSIILLAVTGAGVAGLSSFWVGQRRRQIGVRRALGATRQNILGYFLMENALICCSGIVVGVFLAYGFNQWMISQFELSRLPWLYVLTGAVTLSLLSLAAAFAPALRASQVAPVEAIRSA; this is translated from the coding sequence ATGACTGTCCATCCGATTATTTCCGCGCTTCGTCATCACAAGGCAGGCGCTCTCCTGATCGCCTTGCAGATCGCACTCACCCTGGCCATCGTCTGCAACGCGCTATTCATCATTAGCGCGCGTTTCGAAGGCATGTCCCGGCCGACCGGCATCGTGGAGAGCAACCTGCTCTTCGTGGCGTCATCGGCGCCGAAATCGGACATGAACACCGATGCAGGGAAGGAGAGCATTCGTTCGTCGGTCGAAGGCGATCTGACCGCACTGCGTCAGCTACCGGATGTTGTCGACGCCTACGAAACCAATTCATTGCCGCTTACCGGCATGACATGGACACTTGGTTCCGGCCTGAATCCGGGCATGAATATCGACACCCTCGTGTCCCTGTACGACGCCGATGAGCACACGGTTTCGACCCTCGGGTTGCGCCTGATCGCCGGGCGCAATTTCAAAAGCGACGAGATAGGCACCGGCAGCCTTCTCGACATCGTCCAGCCGTCTGCCATCATCGTTACGAAGGCGCTGGCCGACAAGCACTTCCCGCAAGGCGACGCGCTGGGCAAGCAGGTCTATTTCAGCAACGCGACCAAGCCGAGCACCATCGTCGGGATCGTCGATCGCCTTCAGAGCGCGGCGGCAAACGGGTCCACCGACAACATGGTGTGGAATTCAGCCCTGATCCCGCAGCGGCTGGTGGCCCCGTCCCGCTACTATGTCATTCGCACCAAGCCGGGCCGACAAGCCGCTGCCGAAAAGAGCGTGTTGGCGGCCCTGTACCTCCAGGATCCGGAGCGGGTGATCCCGGACGGCGACTCGGGGATCAACGCCGGAGTTCGCACGTTCGAACAGATCCGAAGCGACGCTTACCGGAGCGATCGCCGCCTATCGCTCTTGATGGGCGCGATGAGCATCATCCTGCTCGCAGTGACAGGTGCCGGCGTGGCGGGGCTGTCCAGCTTTTGGGTGGGGCAGCGCCGACGGCAGATCGGTGTGCGCCGGGCACTGGGGGCGACGCGGCAGAACATACTGGGTTACTTCCTTATGGAAAACGCACTCATCTGCTGTTCCGGCATCGTGGTCGGCGTGTTTCTCGCCTACGGTTTCAATCAGTGGATGATTTCGCAGTTCGAGCTTTCCAGACTGCCTTGGCTATATGTCCTGACTGGTGCAGTGACATTGTCGTTGCTGAGCCTGGCGGCCGCTTTCGCGCCGGCCTTGCGCGCCTCGCAGGTCGCACCGGTCGAAGCCATACGCTCGGCTTAA
- a CDS encoding amidohydrolase family protein translates to MSRPPMIVDGHCHLASSRCIPRDFFVGVGQNMARKKSARVRPGEAESLARLMELQYQDHDADRLVRKMDEACIARTVLLAPDFTYVFKSHYSLEDMAAQHAAVRARHPGRFHVFFGVDPRWGRSGHDIFERSVDTYGFEGLKVYPPCGFSPSDERMFPLYEICAARDLPVLLHTGPTTPTLDFRFADPYLIDAAAKQFPGVNFILAHGGVNFVEQAKLMCNYRPNVYLDISGFPAAMTATTWQQHLAELFAQGINHKIIFGTDWPVFSMKDDLSAMVSHLLEDGGPMHGLPDAVVADIMAGTIDKLLPNPPKAEGSAGAAAALSLEGESP, encoded by the coding sequence ATGTCGCGTCCTCCGATGATCGTCGACGGCCATTGCCACCTTGCCTCGTCGCGCTGCATACCGCGTGACTTCTTTGTCGGCGTGGGGCAGAACATGGCCAGGAAGAAATCCGCGCGAGTTCGGCCCGGAGAGGCCGAGAGCCTGGCCAGGCTGATGGAACTTCAGTACCAGGATCACGATGCGGACAGGCTGGTACGCAAGATGGACGAGGCCTGCATCGCTCGCACCGTTCTCCTGGCACCGGATTTCACCTACGTTTTCAAATCGCATTACAGCCTGGAAGACATGGCGGCCCAGCACGCGGCCGTCCGTGCACGACATCCCGGGAGGTTTCACGTTTTCTTTGGCGTGGATCCGCGCTGGGGGCGGTCGGGACACGACATCTTTGAGCGAAGCGTCGACACCTACGGTTTCGAAGGCCTCAAGGTCTATCCACCGTGCGGGTTCTCCCCGAGCGACGAGCGCATGTTTCCCTTGTATGAAATCTGCGCTGCGCGGGACTTGCCGGTCCTTCTGCATACCGGGCCCACCACTCCGACGCTCGACTTCCGCTTTGCCGATCCTTACCTCATTGACGCTGCGGCCAAACAGTTTCCGGGGGTGAATTTCATCCTTGCACACGGCGGTGTGAACTTCGTGGAGCAGGCGAAGTTGATGTGCAACTACCGCCCCAACGTGTATCTCGATATTTCAGGCTTTCCGGCTGCCATGACCGCTACGACCTGGCAGCAGCACCTGGCCGAGCTTTTCGCCCAGGGCATCAATCACAAGATCATCTTCGGAACGGACTGGCCCGTCTTCTCGATGAAAGACGACCTCTCCGCCATGGTATCCCACCTGCTGGAAGACGGCGGCCCGATGCATGGGCTACCGGATGCCGTCGTCGCCGACATCATGGCCGGCACGATCGACAAGCTTCTGCCCAATCCACCCAAAGCCGAAGGAAGCGCCGGAGCCGCCGCGGCGTTGTCACTCGAAGGAGAAAGCCCGTGA
- a CDS encoding nicotianamine synthase family protein, translating to MRLDILNTMDDVDECVGSTSDCEATIKALVRCTSSLHEGVGKAVQIIRENPLLVSRAEEHFHLLDPLIEYIEAKVFLASDVDQLLFGLGYGRDDMELLNNAYCAWETALEQNFVERLCAGISSLSDYRLNNRFQRLLKRETSMLRHRNHRRALFIGSGPFPISAVWLHRYLGVTVDGLDLSSDAVERSRALIAKLGLEGSINIIHEDSPHYDVGAYDVIIIALLAKPKKVILDNIYASAKPDCEVICRTSSGPRSVLYEPTPISAEILSKYAVRDARVISGAADDTISSLLLTRI from the coding sequence ATGCGTTTAGATATCTTGAACACGATGGACGACGTGGACGAGTGCGTCGGTTCCACAAGTGATTGCGAAGCGACGATCAAAGCACTGGTGCGCTGCACGTCGTCGTTACATGAGGGTGTTGGCAAGGCCGTACAGATCATTCGCGAAAACCCCCTTCTGGTCAGCCGGGCAGAAGAGCACTTTCATCTGCTCGATCCACTGATCGAGTATATCGAGGCAAAGGTTTTCCTTGCCAGCGATGTCGACCAGCTGTTGTTCGGGCTCGGCTATGGCCGGGACGACATGGAATTGCTGAACAACGCTTACTGCGCGTGGGAAACGGCGCTGGAGCAGAACTTTGTCGAGCGGCTTTGCGCGGGGATCAGTTCGCTCAGCGATTATCGTCTCAACAACCGGTTCCAGCGACTGTTGAAGCGCGAAACCTCGATGCTGCGCCATCGAAACCACCGGCGCGCCCTCTTTATCGGATCCGGGCCGTTTCCGATCAGCGCAGTCTGGTTACATCGATATCTTGGCGTCACCGTCGACGGACTCGACCTGTCCAGTGACGCCGTCGAGCGGTCGCGTGCCTTGATCGCCAAGCTTGGACTCGAGGGCTCGATCAACATCATCCACGAAGATTCGCCGCACTACGACGTGGGCGCCTACGACGTCATTATCATCGCGCTCCTCGCAAAGCCGAAGAAGGTCATCCTCGACAACATCTACGCATCGGCCAAGCCAGATTGCGAAGTGATCTGTCGAACGTCGTCGGGCCCACGCAGCGTGTTGTACGAACCCACGCCCATTTCCGCCGAGATACTGAGCAAGTACGCCGTTCGCGATGCAAGGGTCATCTCCGGCGCCGCCGACGACACGATCTCTTCACTGCTTCTTACCAGGATTTGA
- a CDS encoding M20/M25/M40 family metallo-hydrolase has translation MSSGLGKARTDFVFFAAIFLFLVIAVFAWWRVQPVDIPPGAAGESGFSAVRAQDVLKDLLADQRPHPVDSAANRAVADRIAARLQQLGYQPRVVDRVSCNQKTQTCARVKNILASTEGSVDAKSVVFSAHYDSVGAGPGASDDGAGVATMLEIARLLKQRPPGRNRVIFLFDDGEEAGLLGARMIADDPELKGAAAVINAEARGTSGQSAMFETGGASGWLVDAFARSSSRPLTNSLLNTLYALLPNDTDLTVFKANGMQGLNFAFGGNVERYHTPLDNLEHIDLRSVQQQGDNLYGLAKALQGADLNRVGSARNPLYTDIMGAAVVRIPVPWALIGGIVLLVAMVIAARRLRRHTGYRLKDVMRGVAVLPVALVVGGATAYLAMYAMSLMHATTMPWHTATGANRVVLWALVALTTTGSLRLLVRGADPAGVWVGLGHAWLICLVLVAIALPGASYLFLLPGIVLVICAFAAGYLVARGGRHRLASLVLVSALGCFLVVLPLVALLEIMLGYNALYGTLGAGILIAAAVAWLAPPLCHRQLRSYRYTSVALVAAVLLAAWFSVRAPAYTADAPQPLNLIYFQGSDGGARLVAEASGRRPPHGVLEAMGPSTTLAQVFPWTSNRFYAATVSSATLPQASLDVLGAKATEKGRRITVQLHSGPSVTGLVLVVPAKAGLRSIAVDGGPSVMYRAPGSSEYHAFNCRGESCDGMQLVIDVANDAPTPVTLIRISAGLPSSLETISRQRVPLAVPRTDGDESWVLTGVQI, from the coding sequence ATGTCTTCAGGTCTGGGAAAGGCACGAACCGATTTTGTTTTTTTTGCAGCGATTTTCCTGTTTCTTGTCATCGCTGTCTTCGCATGGTGGCGCGTGCAACCGGTAGATATCCCACCGGGCGCGGCTGGGGAGAGCGGCTTCTCGGCAGTGCGGGCGCAGGATGTGCTGAAGGACCTGCTGGCCGATCAGCGTCCACACCCGGTAGATAGCGCCGCGAATCGCGCTGTGGCCGACCGCATCGCCGCGCGGTTGCAGCAACTCGGTTACCAGCCACGCGTCGTCGATCGCGTGTCGTGCAACCAAAAAACGCAAACCTGTGCCCGGGTGAAAAACATTCTGGCGTCCACCGAGGGCTCGGTGGACGCCAAATCCGTCGTATTCAGTGCTCACTACGATTCGGTCGGTGCGGGTCCAGGCGCCAGTGACGACGGTGCGGGTGTGGCGACGATGCTCGAGATCGCGCGCCTTCTCAAACAGCGTCCGCCCGGCAGGAACCGCGTCATTTTCCTCTTCGACGATGGTGAAGAGGCGGGACTGCTCGGGGCCAGAATGATCGCCGACGATCCTGAGCTGAAGGGAGCGGCCGCCGTCATCAATGCCGAAGCTCGCGGCACCTCGGGTCAGAGCGCCATGTTCGAGACCGGAGGGGCAAGTGGCTGGCTTGTCGATGCCTTCGCGCGCAGTTCCTCGCGGCCGCTCACCAACTCGCTTCTGAACACGCTGTACGCGCTTCTTCCGAACGACACGGACCTTACCGTGTTCAAGGCGAACGGCATGCAGGGGCTGAACTTCGCCTTTGGTGGGAACGTCGAGCGCTACCACACGCCATTGGATAACCTCGAGCACATCGACCTGCGAAGTGTGCAGCAGCAGGGCGACAACCTTTACGGGCTCGCCAAGGCCCTGCAGGGCGCCGATCTGAACCGGGTTGGGTCCGCCAGAAACCCGCTTTACACGGACATCATGGGCGCCGCCGTCGTACGCATTCCGGTGCCGTGGGCCCTTATCGGCGGCATCGTGTTGCTGGTGGCGATGGTGATCGCGGCGCGCCGCCTCCGCAGGCACACCGGTTACCGTCTCAAGGATGTGATGCGGGGTGTGGCGGTATTGCCGGTGGCCCTTGTTGTCGGCGGTGCCACGGCCTATCTGGCCATGTACGCGATGTCGCTGATGCACGCCACAACCATGCCATGGCATACGGCCACAGGCGCCAACAGGGTGGTGCTATGGGCCTTGGTGGCGCTGACGACGACAGGATCGCTTCGGCTCCTCGTCCGCGGCGCAGATCCCGCAGGCGTTTGGGTGGGCCTCGGCCATGCGTGGCTGATCTGCCTTGTTCTTGTCGCCATCGCCTTGCCCGGGGCGAGCTATCTGTTCCTGTTGCCCGGTATCGTGCTGGTAATTTGCGCCTTCGCGGCAGGGTACCTGGTGGCGAGGGGAGGGCGGCACCGGCTGGCGTCGCTTGTCCTGGTGTCCGCGTTGGGCTGCTTCCTGGTCGTGCTGCCCCTGGTCGCCTTGCTCGAGATCATGCTGGGCTACAACGCCCTCTATGGGACGCTCGGCGCCGGGATTCTCATCGCGGCCGCAGTGGCATGGCTTGCTCCTCCCCTTTGCCACAGGCAGCTCCGGTCGTACCGGTACACCAGCGTCGCCCTTGTCGCGGCGGTTCTCCTGGCGGCATGGTTTTCCGTGCGGGCACCTGCCTACACCGCGGATGCGCCACAACCGTTGAACCTCATTTACTTCCAGGGCAGCGATGGCGGCGCCCGGCTGGTGGCCGAGGCCAGCGGACGGCGACCGCCTCATGGCGTGCTCGAAGCCATGGGGCCATCGACAACGCTTGCACAGGTCTTCCCCTGGACGTCGAACCGCTTCTATGCCGCAACGGTGTCATCCGCAACGCTGCCGCAAGCGAGCCTCGATGTGCTCGGCGCCAAGGCGACAGAGAAGGGTCGCCGCATCACGGTACAGTTGCATTCCGGGCCGTCCGTCACTGGGCTGGTACTCGTGGTGCCGGCGAAGGCAGGGCTTCGATCCATCGCCGTGGACGGCGGCCCGTCGGTGATGTATCGGGCCCCGGGGAGCAGCGAATACCACGCTTTCAATTGCCGCGGCGAGTCGTGCGATGGTATGCAGCTTGTAATCGACGTTGCAAATGACGCGCCCACGCCGGTGACCTTGATTCGTATTTCGGCCGGATTGCCATCGTCGCTCGAAACCATAAGCCGACAGCGCGTGCCCTTGGCCGTCCCGCGTACCGATGGTGACGAAAGCTGGGTGTTGACCGGCGTGCAGATCTAG